Proteins encoded together in one Coffea arabica cultivar ET-39 chromosome 2c, Coffea Arabica ET-39 HiFi, whole genome shotgun sequence window:
- the LOC113727156 gene encoding uncharacterized protein, with amino-acid sequence MTQKSNLFKGQQKKKSIPPNRHGKATQTRKGKRVVKPSKVTKDMDTDRELTKFINYCNEAKAATVANKEGGQLSIVKPQPESSSGAK; translated from the exons atgacacAAAAGAGCAATCTTTTCAAAGGTCAACAAAAGAAGAAGTCAATTCCTCCGAATCGCCATGGCAAAGCCACTCAAACTCGTAAAG GGAAGAGAGTTGTGAAGCCCTCAAAGGTCACGAAGGATATGGATACTGATCGG GAACTGACCAAGTTCATAAATTATTGCAATGAGGCAAAAGCAGCTACTGTTGCCAACAAGGAAGGTGGCCAACTAAGCATAGTCAAACCACAACCAGAGTCATCTAGTGGTGCAAAGTAG
- the LOC113727157 gene encoding uncharacterized protein, which produces MGVQEPVIVQGENGEGEGEGIEEEKTKEEEEMKDIEKGEAGGEEFASQNQQQQHQGTREFHMSMMQRLSDTNPLRLIANAPRVASPSPAYQNRRPPSARPSPSPAYQNRHPPSARPSPSPAQSIPPRPSPAPSSQPRSTPTPQQSTISLNSRSYTNKLSLFLFVVHMVLAFGLVCFLIFKGVQGLVEEGKTKRKELKILKHFLPQVEAASFLSITLAIFWQKAVRVWPKFMVHFIIWSSFVLALSAGILLICFQMPATDALGVIFIFFAIGNGLYACWVTQRTGFCSKVFIKALEPVAKFHDLNQPTYWMLAAGFVWMSLWILAVIGSLNFYYPPIVIIVLVLSLAWITEVMRNVVNLTVSRVIALYYLLGVQSSTQFCFQRALSKNLGSACLGSVFVPSIEALRIVARGLNLIEGEDEFMFCCARCGLRIMDSIFKRGNGWAYVQIAAYGKGFVKASQDTWELFQGREMPQIVDSDITSAICFLTGVCSGCICVIVVAAWTATVHKSYTATVSLLAAFIGYLMTRIAMALPQACVGCYYVCYAEKPNSKLFDNDKTIPDRLNLIKAGRDVVVPTPRVPGAYRR; this is translated from the exons ATGGGTGTTCAAGAACCT GTAATTGTGCAGGGGGAAAAtggagaaggagaaggagaagggATAGAGGAGGAGAAAAcgaaagaagaggaagaaatgaaggatATTGAGAAGGGTGAAGCTGGTGGTGAAGAATTTGCAAGTCAAaatcagcagcagcagcatcaAGGGACAAGGGAATTTCACATGTCAATGATGCAAAGATTGTCAGATACCAACCCTTTAAGGCTTATAGCAAATGCACCAAGAGTTGCTTCACCTTCTCCTGCTTATCAAAATCGTCGTCCTCCTTCAGCTCGCCCTTCACCTTCTCCTGCTTATCAAAATCGTCATCCTCCTTCAGCTCGCCCTTCACCTTCTCCTGCTCAGAGTATTCCTCCTCGCCCCTCTCCTGCTCCTTCTTCTCAGCCTCGCTCCACACCTACTCCTCAA CAATCAACGATATCATTGAATTCAAGATCATACACAAACAAGTTGTCTCTGTTTCTGTTCGTGGTTCACATGGTTCTGGCTTTTGGGCTAGTTTGTTTTCTTATATTTAAGGGGGTGCAAGGCTTGGTAGAAGAAGGAAAGACTAAAAGAAAAGAGCTGAAGATATTGAAGCATTTTCTGCCTCAAGTGGAGGCTGCATCTTTTCTTAGTATAACTCTAGCAATTTTTTGGCAAAAGGCAGTAAGAGTATGGCCTAAATTCATGGTGCATTTCATAATTTGGAGCTCTTTTGTTCTGGCTTTATCAGCTGGAATCCTTTTAATTTGTTTCCAAATGCCAGCTACCGATGCTCTTGGAGTTATTTTCATATTCTTTGCAATTGGGAATGGATTGTATGCTTGTTGGGTGACACAGAGAACTGGATTTTGCTCGAAGGTTTTCATCAAAGCTCTTGAACCTGTAGCAAAATTTCATGATCTGAACCAGCCTACTTATTGGATGCTTGCTGCTGGTTTTGTGTGGATGTCACTTTGGATTTTAGCGGTTATTGGATCATTGAATTTCTATTATCCACCAATAGTTATCATTGTATTGGTATTGAGCTTGGCCTGGATTACTGAAGTAATGAGGAATGTGGTTAACTTAACTGTTAGTAGGGTGATTGCTCTGTATTATCTTTTAGGAGTGCAATCAAGCACACAATTTTGCTTTCAAAGAGCATTGTCCAAAAATCTTGGTAGTGCTTGTCTTGGATCCGTTTTTGTGCCTTCGATTGAAGCTTTAAGGATTGTGGCTCGTGGATTGAACTTGATTGAGGGGGAAGATGAGTTCATGTTTTGTTGTGCTCGCTGCGGTCTCAGGATCATGGACTCTATCTTCAAACGTGGCAACGGCTGGGCTTATGTGCAG ATTGCTGCATATGGAAAAGGTTTTGTGAAGGCCTCGCAAGACACTTGGGAATTATTCCAGGGGCGAGAGATGCCTCAGATTGTGGACTCTGACATTACTAGTGCAATTTGCTTCCTCACCGGAGTATGCAGTGGCTGCATCTGTGTCATTGTTGTAGCCGCTTGGACAGCCACAGTACATAAAAGCTATACAGCCACTGTCTCACTTCTTGCTGCCTTCATAGGCTATTTAATG ACTAGGATTGCGATGGCTTTGCCTCAAGCCTGTGTCGGTTGTTACTACGTCTGCTATGCCGAAAAGCCCAATTCCAAGCTGTTTGATAATGATAAAACAATTCCAGACCGGCTCAACTTGATAAAAGCAGGCCGTGATGTGGTGGTTCCAACACCTAGAGTCCCAGGAGCGTACAGAAGATAG